One Osmerus eperlanus chromosome 2, fOsmEpe2.1, whole genome shotgun sequence genomic window, CAACAACATGATCAAATTTCCAtatttgaactttttttttttacggtttCAATATTTTTCACACTTATTTTCATTAAATATTTGCATAGCCCAGGGAGGTCTGCTGTAGCCCAGGGAGGTTTGTGTTTCAAGGTGCTCACGTGCCTGACCACTGCCTCACAGGGTagggagggttagagttaggaagggttagagttagggagggttagagttagggaggttagggggggttaaggttagggagGGTTAgttagggagggttagggttagggaaggTTAGACTTATGGTTAGGGAAGGTTAGACTTATGGTTAGGGAAGGTTAGACTTATTgttagggaggggagagacatcgTCCATGATGGCGAGTCTGCACAACATACATCTTTCCACTATCACCTTCACTGAGGACAGAGCCTGCCTTTCTGGCCAGCTTGTCTAACCTATTAGAATCCACTGGTTTCATGCCACTGCCCCAGCTTACAGACCATGACACAGTGACTACTGACAGAACACGGTCAGTAACTATCCTGCACACCTCACAGAACCGTGTTCTCCTGGGTCAGCTGTGTTGGGTTAGGGTGGGTTCGACCTGAGCAGACCTGGCCTCCTGCTGTGTGGAGTTAATACTGAAAACTTTTTAGGCTCTTCAGAATTCAGATCCTTAGACAGGTCACTTAAGATCACGTCTGTACCATCAGACAATTgctttattttcattttaagtttttctttATTGCAGTTCCATCTAGTGGTTAAAACATGCCATCTCTGGATTACTCATATTCAttatcagggctctcaagtatTTGGAATACTCACGTATtccaaccatttctcacgcaacaccttgtatttctcacgctgagaaaagGGATAGCTTGTCCCGCTATTAATagacgaggcgcaggcatacggaGGTAAGTTTCATGGCTAATTGACAgctgtctcgagttatacagttaaacgccacccaccaccatcagAAACACCCCCGGCTCCAAGATTTTAATACCCAAACGTTGACAGGTAGCCTATGGTAATCTCACGCCCAAAAATATATACTTGAGAGCCATGTAATTAAATAACGTTAGGTAATGATTTTACATATGACACGACAGATAAAAACAGGAAATATAGTAGGGTATAAAATTGGCTTTTTTATGGTTACCATGATATTTTAAAAGATAGGTAACGTCTCATTAGGACTAGATATAGCGATGTTACTAGCTTTTAACGAAATTAAATATCGACAAAATGCATTAGAAAGCGCTCTCCTCCCGTCTAAAGACAGGTCTTGGTCTGCATATTTTGGGCGGAATGCAGACGTTCTAAAACGCTCGCCATGCCTCTGGATTTCCTGCTTCCTCTGTGAATCATTGGTGCGTTAAGACACGCCCAACGAGGTTTAGTCAGTTTGTTATTGGAGAGTTTGGACCAAAGGATGGAATTAAATGGACGGAGCTCTGAAAATCATTTCTGATTGCTTTACTGAGACGTCTGTTAAGTTTACAAGAACCTTATTGGCCGCTTAGTAAATACGGTGTTTTATTCTTAGCTATGAAAGCCCTGCCTTTTTGAACCACAATGGATTCCAAAGATTTAGCTATAGCCATATCCCTACTTCTTCCTTAAATAAATGTGGGAGTTTTGCAGTTATTTTATGAGTTTTAGTACATACTAATTTGAAAACGGTGTACATCAAATGCTCTCAGTAGTGCAAGTGCTGTCTCTCCATTCAAATATTTTTCTGAAGTAATTTCTATAAGGAAATAGACCATGGCTATATTGCCAGCTAGCTATTAATTTTGTCTCCAAAATCCTATTCCAAGCTACAATACTGTACATGAACAACAAACGACCCAAACAGAGGTAAGCTATTTTACTTCACCTCGTAAAATCTTTTTTTATGTTGGTAGACATGCTGTGGTAATTCTGGGGATCTACAGTCGTTTTTATGCTATTTTGTTAGCTCAAATCTGGGTCACATTAGCTCCTGCCTCTTCAGTGAACCCACAGCATAGGCTGCGTGCAATCTTGCCAACTAAGTGCGCAGCCTAATGCCTTTTGTTATGATACTCCTATAGATACTTAACGAGCAAAACAGCGTATTAGTATGTCATTTAATTGTTATATGTAGTCTATAATTATTCATATGGACCAtatattctctctccctcaggcatGACAGAGTATAAACTTGTGGTAGTCGGGGCTGGTGGTGTGGGAAAGAGTGCTTTGACAATACAGCTCATCCAAAACCACTTTGTGGATGAATATGACCCCACTATTGAGGTGAGTTACAGTGATTGTATGTAGATAGTGTGTACACAAAAAGATGAGTGATTTCTTACAGTATACGCTCAGAAGATTTTTCTGCTGATCGAATTCATAATTAGTCATGGTAGCGCAGAAATGAACGCcccacgtaaaaaaaaaaacattgaataagcAAAAATTGGAATGAATTCGCTTTCGTTTGGAAACTAATTAGATATAATCTTTACACTGTGCAACTTAGAGGAAGCAGGTGGTGATTGACATGTCTGTCCTAATACAGGAAGCAGGTGGTGATTGACATGTCTGTCCTAATACAGGACTCCTACAGGAAGCAGGTGGTGATTGATGGGGAGACATGTCTGCTGGACATCCTGGACACGGCAGGCCAGGAGGAGTACAGTGCCATGAGGGACCAGTAcatgaggacaggggagggcttCCTGTGTGTCTTCGCCATCAACAACAGCAAGTCTTTTGAGGACGTTCACCTCTACAGGTACATTCCTACTTACAGTAGCTACCTTACTAATCTGCtattaaaaaatatttaatgCCCTGCTGTACATTTTTACCACAAAAATATCCTGGAAATCCCTAGAGAGCAGATCAACCGCGTGAAGGACAGTGACAGCGTTCCCATGGTGCTGGTGGGAAACAAGAGCGACCTGGGTTCCCGGAGCGTGGAGAGCAGGCAGGCCCAGGAGCTGGCCAGAGGGTTAGGGGTCCCCTTTGTAGAGACCTCTGCCAAAACCAGACAGGTAGGAGGGCTGCTTCATCTAACTCAGGAACAGGTGTTGACCCTGGAGATTACACTGTACACTTGAAAATGTAGGGTCTGCTTATGAATAAGAAGTGCACATTGATTTACTCTTTACAATCTAGGCTCCTCTTGTGCTACTTAAAAcatggtttctgtctgtctcattgtgtgatgcctgtctcactgtgggctgtcttcctctgcctgtctcactgtgggctgtcttcctctgcctgtctcactgtgGGCTGTCTTCCTttcagggggtggaggaagcCTTTTACTCTTTGGTGCGGGAAATCAGGCGATACAAGGAAACTAACCGCAGCAACAAGAAGAGCAAGAAAAGTACTCAGAGACGTTGCACTTTACTATAACACAGACCAAGCCTGTCCCCTCACTGCCCTATACTATAACACAGACCAAGCCTGTCCCCTCACTGCCCTATACTATAACACAGACCAAGCCTGTCCCCTCACTGCCCTATACTATAACACAGACCAAGCCTGTCCCCTCACTGCCCTATACTATAACACAGACCAAGCCTGTCCCCTCACTGCCCTATACTATAACACAGACCAAGCCTGTCCCCTCACTGCCCTATACTATAACACAGACCAAGCCTGTCCCCTCACTGCCCTATACTATAACACAGACCAAGCCTGTCCCCTCACTCTGCACTTCCTGTAATCCCATCAGAGATCCAAGCCCTTGTCTGACAGGAAGGGTGTACATACGCCCCATCAGATTCCTGTTCTGAAAGCTTATTGGTCACATTACTTACCAATGTTAATCATTGGCTGTCTGTCCATGTCATTACTTGTTCCATTTGGTTTTCGACAGTTGTACAATGAACACAGGTTGTAGTGTATTGTTTTCTTTCATAAGGCAACAGTATTACATTACTAGGAATATTCATATATTAAGGTGTGTACCAAGAAAATACATGGTACAACTTAGACTAACACAGTATAGCATTTAAAGAACACAATGGTTTCATTAACATGTATGCATTGTTAGTTTACTTGCAAATACCAGGTAATCAGGTTTTGGCAACAATCTCTACTTAACCTCATTATGTTCTTGAAACATTTTCATACAAGCGTGTCACCATTTATGTTCCATCCCTAACTATTGTCAGTTGTTACTGTGAATCTTTATACAGGACATTTGATCCACATGCCTCCAGTCTTTAATGGCCAGTCAGTTGTAAGGCTGTGAGCATCTCCATGTTTGTCATGGTATCCTCAACCTGCCTTGGGGATTTGGAAACATTTTAGTAAAGATCACTGTGAGACCAGCACTTCAGATTAAATCTGTTCATTTCTTTGCTGTATCCTACAACAGGCTGAGAGAGCATGCAGCAGGTGTACCTGCTGGGGTTAGGACAGGACTAGCATGCAGCAGGTGTACCTGCTGGGGTTAGGACAGGACTAGCATGCAGCACGTTTACAGCCTGAACTAGTCCTGTACAGATGGCTGAACTTTGTAACTGTCACAAGGTGCATTCATCCAGTTCCACCTCCTGGGTGGCAGTCATTGGAGGCACAGGGTTCTATATTTAGGGACTCTAGTATATGAAGGAGAGTCGACGTCCTTTAAAAAAAGATCAGACGCTGATTTACTTCATTCTTATTTCAAGTTCTGTACAAAAAGTTACCATTTATTATTCATTTATGTTTCCAAAACACTAATGTGAGACGTGTTCATACATGTGCAGAACTGCCTCATGGAGACAGTCTAGCAGGGCGAGTGTGGAGCACCGTCGTCCTTCATGTTTCACCAACCAAACCGAGAAACCAGCTTCTCCTGGTCATCAAGGTCTTTCTGCACCTTCTTCCTCATGTAGAAGATGGGACAGTCTCgactgcagggggaggagcaagTGTTAGTGGCTCCATATACATGTGTTTAGTGACAGTggttgttaatgtgtgtgtgtataggtgtgtgtgttccactgtGTTCACATGGAGCATGcctgtataggtgtgtgtgtgtgttccactgtGTTCACATGGAGCATGCctataacagtgtgtgtgtgtgttcacatggaGCATGcctgtataggtgtgtgtgtgtgtgggggttatgGTTAGCGCCAGGACGACATCTCATACGAAGCACATCAGCGTGCTGTGAGGAGATGAACagtaaacagtgtgtgtgtgtgtgtacctgacctgGTGCAGAGCAGGTCAtcatggcagtgtgtgtgtgtgtgtgtgtgtgtgtgtgtgtacctggtgcaGAGCACATCCTCATGGAGGGACCCTTGGCAGCGCTGGCACTGAGTCCACAGACGAGAGAAGCGCTCCTCCAGGGTGCTCAGGTGACAAATCTGGTGTCATGGAAACGTGTTAGTCCACAACACACATCACTGTCTACACGTGTTAGTCCACATCACTGTGCATCCTAACCTAATATTTCTTTGCCAGGTCCTAGATGTACCGTTTTCATGTCTTAACTATTATTCTACACtgcacaataaataaataaaaaattataaaGAAAAAACCTTGAatgatgtgtccaaacttttgactggtactgtataagaGAAGTATGAAGCATCAAAGAAACAATATTAGATAGATATCTAGTATATACTTTATGTGAATTACCTCTTTCTGGTACAACTCTGACTCCTTCCTCTTACAGAAGTCACACACGGCCACTGGAGGAAGCAATTAGACAAACCTGACAACTTCAGGAACATAGACATGCCAATGGAGGTTAAGATCCAATATGTTTGGAAGCTTCAACAGTTGCTGCCCAGAGAAGCATCAGAGCCTACCGTCCGTCTTGAGCACGGCTCTGCAGCCAATACAGGTGCTCCGCTTCTGAGCGAACGCCATGAGCCCACCCACCCTAGAGGTCAGCACAGTCTTGCAGCGGGTGTGGTCTCCCTCTGGAAACATCAGGTGAGAAGAACACAGTGTCTCAGGATCAAGGCAACATGACTCACCTGTACCATGAGCAAAGGCCAAACCCAGCATCAGCCGTTTCACGTTTTGGGGGCCAAAAAACGTTGTGATTACACAAGTGATTTTGGAACACAATTGTGCAAAAATGATCACAATTCGGCTATGAggtctaaatatatatatatattttttaagaacACCAATAATGAAAACATGTTGCAGACTGACAGAATCTTACAGCAGTATTCCATTTCTATCAAATTAGGGCCAATATGAAATGAAGACTCCAGATGAGATGTGAAGTGGTCTGACCATTGATCAGTTTACAACAATTAAagataatgattactttattacttctatactgTTTGAAAAGTTCTGAAtacaataaacaatgtttgatctatacttTGCAATATTAAGCTCATGAGCACAtaacccttggttatgtccaggacAGAAATATGCCTAActattaattatgtttcttgtATGATTGATAAATTGTCATTATACTGTTTTATTATGCCTGTATAGCCATAAGTTGGGTCTTTGTAAGAAGCGACTAGGAAATACCTGTAACACTACGGTTGATCAGAGGTCATATTATTAAAGTGTattaccaaagtgtataatgccatgcaactttgaatgaggaaaatagaaggaacgtcaaggccatttctaggagccctatccaaagacctaaacaaaagctatctggcATTCTGTGTCCTTTTTCAGTGCCTGCGAAGGCAATGTTAATCATATTgtatcctcccatattgtgataccatatactctcttgatttcctgtattcattgttcagtcttctgtgatactcaacttgagtgtaCCAGACACCTGCATCACAcatttgtgtaataaatacattgaacttgtcttgaactCATCTTTATTCCTTTCATTGATTTGGAACTTTCAGAGCTATGATGTAATTGCGTGTTCAGACGTGATGTGAGTACTCACTGAGCAGGACGCTCTCAGCCTTGCTCTCTCCCAGGATCGGCTCAAAGATGCGGAGCAGCGGCTTGGACAGCTGCTGCTCCAGATAGTACTGGGAGTCGATAGGAATGTTGTTCTCCAGCACATAGATGGGgtcctgccaacacacacacacacacacatggctgagagaaggcaacacacacacacacggctgagtgtgtgtgtggggcaggtAGGACCTCA contains:
- the zgc:55558 gene encoding GTPase KRas is translated as MTEYKLVVVGAGGVGKSALTIQLIQNHFVDEYDPTIEDSYRKQVVIDGETCLLDILDTAGQEEYSAMRDQYMRTGEGFLCVFAINNSKSFEDVHLYREQINRVKDSDSVPMVLVGNKSDLGSRSVESRQAQELARGLGVPFVETSAKTRQGVEEAFYSLVREIRRYKETNRSNKKSKKSTQRRCTLL